Proteins encoded together in one Verrucomicrobiota bacterium window:
- a CDS encoding cold-shock protein: MAKGTIKWFNEDKGFGFIQPNDGGKDLFVHHSETDGYALNEGDVVEFEIGEGQKGPCAISVKKG, from the coding sequence ATGGCTAAGGGTACAATAAAGTGGTTTAATGAAGATAAAGGATTCGGTTTCATTCAACCGAATGACGGTGGAAAAGATTTGTTTGTCCACCATTCCGAAACAGATGGCTACGCCTTAAACGAAGGCGACGTTGTTGAATTCGAAATCGGCGAAGGTCAAAAAGGCCCCTGCGCAATCAGCGTTAAGAAGGGCTAA